From Actinopolyspora lacussalsi, a single genomic window includes:
- a CDS encoding hypothetical protein (product_source=Hypo-rule applied) yields the protein MREGTTVLADNENRTPPSYSASALAHGAARSMVEVLTGRRPLHQIRRWLSRPVAGLLTTLTRRETPLDFRTRMNSVHACPTNSSTVEVCVIIHEPNRHRAMTLRLERLDAGWWCTLLSLL from the coding sequence ATGCGCGAGGGAACCACCGTGCTCGCGGACAACGAGAACCGCACCCCGCCGTCCTACTCGGCATCGGCACTGGCTCACGGCGCGGCCAGAAGCATGGTGGAGGTACTGACCGGGCGAAGGCCGCTCCACCAGATACGCCGGTGGTTGAGCAGACCGGTGGCCGGCCTGCTGACGACCCTCACCCGACGCGAAACCCCGCTGGACTTCCGTACCCGGATGAACTCGGTACACGCCTGTCCCACCAACTCCAGCACCGTGGAGGTCTGCGTGATCATCCACGAACCGAACCGGCACCGCGCCATGACGCTCCGCCTGGAACGACTGGACGCCGGGTGGTGGTGCACCCTGCTTTCCTTGCTCTGA
- a CDS encoding putative hydrolase of the HAD superfamily (product_source=KO:K07025; cath_funfam=3.40.50.1000; cog=COG1011; ko=KO:K07025; pfam=PF13419; superfamily=56784), which yields MTLSALVVDFGGVLDDFGERSSGQAVDTEVETAPVARALEGLRARGVAVALLSNGEGRPTAIDCDRLFDVVAVSAETGFRKPAAASFRHVLGQLGVPADWCAFLDDEPRNVAAAVETGMVGIVHSGVESTLHELSVLFASELDEQS from the coding sequence ATGACTTTGTCGGCGCTCGTGGTCGATTTCGGTGGAGTCCTGGACGACTTCGGTGAGCGTTCGTCAGGACAGGCGGTCGATACCGAGGTGGAAACAGCGCCGGTGGCACGGGCCCTGGAGGGGTTGCGCGCTCGTGGCGTGGCCGTCGCTTTGTTGTCGAACGGGGAGGGTCGTCCCACGGCGATCGACTGCGACCGGTTGTTCGATGTCGTGGCCGTATCGGCCGAGACCGGGTTTCGGAAACCCGCTGCCGCGAGCTTTCGGCACGTGCTCGGACAGCTGGGGGTTCCCGCCGATTGGTGCGCCTTCCTCGATGACGAACCGCGCAATGTTGCCGCGGCCGTCGAGACGGGCATGGTGGGGATAGTGCACTCCGGTGTCGAGTCGACACTGCACGAGCTTTCCGTGCTTTTCGCTTCGGAATTGGACGAACAGTCCTGA